A window of Vibrio ishigakensis contains these coding sequences:
- a CDS encoding alanine/glycine:cation symporter family protein yields the protein MTDIINLMNDLLWGSILIYLLVGGGIYFTVRLGFIQFRHFGHMFSVLKNSRKADKAGISSFQALCTSLAARVGTGNMAGVAVALTLGGPGAIFWMWLIAMLGMATSFAESTLAQLYKTKDEDGNYRGGPAYYMEKGLGMRWMGVLFSIFLIIAFGLVFNSVQANSIASAMNTAFGIEPWVAGVAVAVLSAFVIFGGIRKIARTAELIVPVMALAYLVLAFYVMFSNIEKVPEIISLIFKSAFGLQEAAAGGAGYAIAQALINGIKRGLFSNEAGMGSAPNAAASATPYPPHPASQGYVQMLGVFTDTIVICTATVAIILVSGEYVPHGEITGIELTQRALSAEVGSWGGIFVAVAIFFFAFTSIIANYSYAETNLIFLEHNHKAGLNIFRVIVLGMVLFGAVSSLPTVWAMADVSMGLMAIVNMVAILLLSGIVVKLAKDYNKQLKAGKVPTFDANDFPELQSQLEEGIWDQAEEAKKS from the coding sequence GTGACAGACATTATCAACTTAATGAACGATCTCCTGTGGGGATCAATCCTTATTTATCTTCTAGTAGGCGGTGGTATTTATTTCACCGTACGTTTGGGCTTTATCCAGTTCCGCCACTTCGGCCACATGTTCAGCGTACTAAAGAACAGCCGTAAAGCGGACAAAGCTGGTATCTCTTCTTTCCAAGCACTTTGTACCAGTCTAGCGGCACGTGTAGGTACTGGTAACATGGCTGGTGTTGCGGTAGCACTTACCCTAGGTGGCCCTGGCGCTATCTTCTGGATGTGGCTGATCGCTATGCTAGGTATGGCAACCTCTTTTGCCGAGAGTACCCTAGCTCAGCTATACAAAACCAAAGATGAAGATGGCAACTACCGTGGTGGTCCAGCTTACTATATGGAGAAAGGTCTAGGCATGCGCTGGATGGGCGTATTGTTCTCTATCTTCCTGATCATCGCATTCGGTCTGGTATTTAACTCAGTACAAGCAAACTCTATCGCAAGTGCAATGAACACCGCATTTGGCATTGAGCCATGGGTTGCTGGTGTTGCAGTAGCAGTACTTTCTGCATTCGTTATCTTTGGTGGCATCCGTAAGATTGCACGTACTGCGGAGCTAATCGTTCCTGTAATGGCACTAGCTTACCTAGTGCTGGCTTTCTACGTAATGTTCTCAAACATCGAGAAAGTGCCAGAAATTATCTCTCTTATCTTCAAGAGTGCGTTCGGTCTGCAAGAAGCAGCCGCTGGTGGTGCAGGTTACGCTATCGCTCAAGCGCTGATTAACGGTATCAAACGTGGACTATTCTCGAACGAAGCTGGTATGGGTTCTGCGCCAAACGCAGCAGCATCGGCGACGCCATATCCGCCGCACCCTGCATCACAGGGTTATGTTCAGATGCTAGGTGTTTTCACTGATACTATCGTTATCTGTACTGCGACTGTCGCTATCATCCTTGTTTCTGGTGAGTATGTTCCTCACGGTGAAATCACAGGTATCGAGCTGACACAGCGCGCGCTAAGTGCTGAAGTGGGCAGCTGGGGTGGTATCTTTGTTGCTGTAGCTATCTTCTTCTTTGCGTTTACCTCTATCATCGCAAACTACTCGTACGCAGAAACTAACCTTATCTTCCTTGAGCACAACCACAAGGCGGGTCTAAACATCTTCCGCGTAATCGTGCTAGGCATGGTTCTGTTCGGTGCTGTTTCGTCCCTACCAACGGTATGGGCAATGGCAGACGTGTCGATGGGCCTTATGGCTATCGTGAACATGGTGGCTATCCTGTTGCTATCAGGTATCGTGGTTAAGCTCGCTAAGGACTACAACAAGCAGCTTAAAGCGGGCAAGGTGCCAACCTTTGATGCTAACGACTTCCCTGAGCTTCAGTCTCAGCTAGAAGAAGGTATCTGGGACCAGGCTGAAGAAGCGAAAAAGTCGTAA
- a CDS encoding tRNA1(Val) (adenine(37)-N6)-methyltransferase: MNQTTKDFEFKRFTIIGGKSGMPVSTDGVLLGAWADIKMVGSILDIGTGTGLLALMSAQRNPNADILAIDIDADAIEAARHNAASCPWSSRIQVSMTDVTKMPIKDQFERIICNPPYFNSGEQSQREQRAKARHTDTLAHKDLLKACADLLSLEGSASFILPKVEGDGFIQLAKTSGWHLSRLCEIKTTAKKPISRYLIELRRVQVEMQTTSLQIHQGTEYSQDFIALTRDFYLKM; the protein is encoded by the coding sequence ATGAACCAAACCACTAAAGATTTTGAATTTAAGCGCTTCACCATAATCGGTGGAAAAAGCGGAATGCCGGTAAGCACCGATGGGGTACTACTGGGCGCTTGGGCAGATATAAAAATGGTAGGTTCCATCTTAGATATAGGAACAGGTACCGGACTGTTGGCCCTGATGAGTGCTCAGAGAAATCCAAACGCCGATATTCTAGCTATCGATATCGACGCAGATGCCATTGAAGCCGCTCGGCACAACGCCGCTTCGTGCCCTTGGTCATCTCGCATACAGGTGTCTATGACGGATGTGACCAAGATGCCCATCAAGGATCAGTTTGAACGCATCATCTGCAACCCTCCTTATTTCAATTCTGGAGAGCAGAGTCAGCGAGAGCAGAGAGCTAAGGCAAGACACACGGATACGCTGGCACACAAAGATCTATTGAAGGCATGCGCGGATCTTCTGTCTCTTGAGGGAAGCGCTAGTTTCATTCTTCCCAAGGTCGAGGGAGATGGTTTTATCCAACTGGCAAAGACTAGCGGCTGGCACCTTTCACGCCTATGCGAAATCAAGACCACAGCTAAAAAACCGATTTCTCGCTACCTGATTGAATTAAGAAGAGTTCAGGTAGAAATGCAGACAACTAGCCTGCAGATCCATCAAGGTACCGAGTACAGCCAAGATTTCATCGCCTTAACGCGGGATTTCTACTTAAAAATGTGA
- a CDS encoding thioredoxin fold domain-containing protein: protein MKHLSRTLGLILCSLFVFKASAADIDQAQLKERFAKIGVTILQAEPSEMDGILELTTDQGTFYASPKGDFFIPGKLYSLDENGKFEDVVAKRNGPKFIKMFNEMQDEMIVYKAKDEKYVVTVFTDISCGYCLKLHRDMKAYNDLGITIRYLAFPRAGATSDIGTQMANIWCSDDPQAAMNDAKLRGQSVSASADKIKQCQDLVVKQHQLGRAIGVTGTPAVYTPNGVNVGGYLSPEALLQRLQAEKS, encoded by the coding sequence ATGAAGCACTTATCTCGCACCCTTGGCTTAATTCTCTGCTCGCTGTTTGTGTTCAAAGCCAGTGCGGCCGATATAGACCAAGCGCAATTAAAAGAACGATTCGCCAAGATTGGCGTAACCATACTGCAAGCTGAGCCATCAGAGATGGATGGCATTTTAGAGCTGACTACAGACCAGGGCACCTTTTATGCCTCACCTAAGGGCGACTTTTTTATCCCTGGTAAGCTGTACTCTCTCGACGAAAACGGTAAGTTTGAAGACGTAGTTGCAAAGCGTAACGGTCCAAAATTCATCAAGATGTTCAATGAGATGCAAGACGAGATGATCGTCTACAAGGCAAAAGATGAGAAATACGTGGTTACCGTATTCACCGATATCTCTTGTGGTTACTGCTTGAAGCTTCATCGCGATATGAAAGCCTACAACGACCTTGGTATTACTATCCGCTATCTTGCCTTCCCACGTGCCGGTGCGACTAGCGATATCGGTACGCAGATGGCAAACATCTGGTGTAGTGACGACCCGCAAGCGGCAATGAACGATGCCAAACTGCGTGGTCAGAGTGTATCGGCTTCTGCTGACAAGATTAAACAGTGCCAAGACTTAGTGGTGAAGCAGCATCAACTGGGTCGAGCTATCGGTGTAACGGGTACCCCAGCGGTTTACACACCAAACGGCGTTAACGTAGGTGGCTATCTTTCTCCAGAGGCGCTACTGCAACGCCTGCAAGCTGAAAAAAGCTAA
- a CDS encoding DUF3545 family protein has translation MDMQLDDFFETEEPRRARGGGRSKPVKRKWREIEAIKDRQRLQKELMDLDVCADYALEDIDL, from the coding sequence ATGGACATGCAACTAGACGACTTTTTTGAAACCGAAGAGCCACGCAGAGCTCGTGGTGGTGGCCGCTCTAAACCTGTAAAGCGCAAATGGAGAGAAATAGAAGCGATTAAGGATCGCCAGCGCTTGCAAAAAGAACTGATGGATCTGGATGTTTGCGCCGATTACGCGCTAGAAGATATCGACCTCTAA
- the fldB gene encoding flavodoxin FldB, which yields MKIGLFYGSTTCYTEMAAEKIRDIIGEEIVDLHNVKDAPLSLINDYDFLVLGISTWDFGELQEDWNEIWDKLGDIQISGKHVALFGLGDQEGYGEWFLDAMGLLHEQLVPHQPKFIGYWPVEGYEFTGSKALTEDKTQFLGLALDEDSQYDLTDERLATWCEQILTEYADSL from the coding sequence ATGAAAATAGGACTGTTTTACGGCTCAACCACCTGTTACACCGAGATGGCAGCAGAGAAGATCCGCGACATCATAGGTGAAGAGATTGTCGACCTGCACAACGTAAAGGATGCCCCACTAAGTCTGATCAATGACTATGACTTTCTGGTCCTTGGTATCTCCACCTGGGACTTTGGCGAGTTGCAAGAGGATTGGAATGAGATTTGGGACAAGCTAGGTGATATTCAAATCTCAGGTAAACACGTCGCGCTATTCGGTCTTGGGGACCAAGAAGGTTATGGCGAATGGTTTCTAGATGCTATGGGCCTTCTGCATGAGCAACTGGTGCCACATCAGCCTAAATTCATCGGCTACTGGCCCGTGGAGGGCTATGAATTCACCGGTTCAAAGGCGCTGACTGAGGATAAGACCCAATTCTTAGGCTTGGCACTAGATGAGGACTCACAGTACGATCTTACCGACGAACGCCTCGCCACCTGGTGTGAACAGATCCTAACGGAATACGCTGATTCTCTCTAA
- the xerD gene encoding site-specific tyrosine recombinase XerD, producing the protein MSNQHLIEQFLDAAWMEKGLSENTLASYRLDLSKLDNWLQSIDAELLSVSHEQLLDYQTWLAEQGFAQSSRARMLSAMRRIFQYFHRERMRDDDPSALLIRPKLPKRLPKDISEAQVDALLAAPNIEDTIELRDKAMLELLYATGLRVTELVGLTTENISLRQGVVRVVGKGGKERLVPMGENAIDWIERFMNKGRPELLGETSSDVVFPSKRARQMTRQTFWHRIKHYATLAGIDSDSLSPHVLRHAFATHLLNYGADLRVVQMLLGHSDLSTTQIYTHVAKERLKLIHQQHHPRA; encoded by the coding sequence TTGTCAAATCAACACCTTATTGAGCAGTTTCTCGATGCTGCTTGGATGGAAAAAGGGTTATCCGAAAACACACTCGCTTCCTATCGATTGGATCTCAGTAAATTAGACAACTGGCTACAAAGTATAGATGCGGAGCTCCTTAGCGTTTCACATGAGCAACTTCTTGATTATCAAACCTGGCTAGCAGAGCAGGGGTTTGCTCAGTCTAGCCGTGCACGTATGCTGTCGGCGATGCGTCGCATCTTTCAATATTTCCATCGGGAACGAATGCGTGATGATGATCCCTCAGCGCTGTTGATTCGCCCTAAACTGCCCAAGCGATTGCCTAAAGACATCAGTGAAGCCCAAGTCGATGCTTTGCTGGCCGCCCCCAATATCGAAGACACCATAGAGCTTAGAGACAAGGCCATGCTTGAACTCTTGTATGCGACAGGTCTGCGTGTGACTGAGTTGGTGGGCTTGACCACAGAGAACATCAGTTTACGCCAAGGCGTGGTGCGTGTTGTGGGTAAGGGTGGCAAAGAGCGACTGGTTCCCATGGGTGAGAATGCTATCGATTGGATAGAGCGCTTTATGAATAAAGGACGACCAGAGCTACTAGGTGAAACCTCGTCAGATGTGGTGTTTCCTAGCAAGCGTGCTCGCCAGATGACTCGTCAAACCTTCTGGCATCGTATTAAGCACTACGCGACCCTTGCTGGAATAGATAGCGATTCGCTCTCTCCACACGTGTTGCGCCATGCCTTCGCCACACATTTATTGAACTACGGGGCAGATCTCAGGGTCGTACAGATGCTACTTGGACATAGTGACTTATCGACAACGCAAATTTATACTCATGTAGCAAAAGAACGATTAAAGCTGATCCATCAGCAACACCATCCAAGAGCCTAA
- the yaaA gene encoding peroxide stress protein YaaA — protein sequence MLVIVSPAKTLDFESPLATERYTQPEFIPESAELIEVCRELTPADIAGLMKVSDKIAGLNAARFEQWSTTFTPDNARQAILAFKGDVYTGLEAESFSEEDFDYAQSHFRMLSGLYGLLKPLDLMQPYRLEMGTKLANPKGTNLYQFWGEKITDKVNEALAAQGDDLLINLASNEYFKSVKPKKVEGQIITPVFKDCKKGNYKVISFFAKKARGMMAKYIIQNRIESVEALKEFDVAGYYFCEAESNDKELVFKREEQ from the coding sequence ATGTTGGTTATTGTTTCTCCAGCTAAAACCCTAGATTTTGAATCTCCATTGGCTACAGAGCGCTACACTCAGCCTGAATTTATCCCTGAATCAGCCGAGCTTATTGAGGTCTGTCGTGAGTTGACTCCTGCTGATATTGCGGGCCTGATGAAGGTAAGCGATAAGATTGCTGGTCTAAATGCCGCTCGTTTTGAGCAGTGGTCCACCACCTTTACTCCAGACAATGCACGTCAGGCTATCCTGGCCTTTAAAGGCGATGTGTATACCGGCCTTGAGGCGGAGAGCTTTAGCGAAGAGGACTTCGATTATGCACAGTCTCACTTCCGTATGTTGTCAGGTCTCTATGGATTACTAAAGCCGCTAGATCTTATGCAGCCGTATCGTCTAGAGATGGGTACTAAGCTTGCTAACCCTAAGGGCACTAACCTGTATCAATTCTGGGGTGAGAAGATCACCGATAAGGTGAATGAGGCTCTTGCTGCTCAAGGTGACGATCTCCTGATTAACCTCGCTTCAAACGAGTACTTCAAATCGGTGAAGCCGAAGAAAGTTGAAGGTCAGATCATTACGCCAGTGTTCAAAGACTGCAAGAAGGGTAACTACAAGGTTATTAGCTTCTTCGCTAAGAAAGCGCGCGGCATGATGGCGAAATACATCATTCAGAACCGTATTGAGTCTGTTGAGGCACTGAAAGAGTTTGACGTAGCGGGCTATTACTTCTGTGAAGCTGAGTCCAATGATAAAGAGCTAGTGTTCAAGCGCGAGGAACAGTAA
- a CDS encoding GNAT family N-acetyltransferase, whose amino-acid sequence METERLILRRWKAVDFDAFVKLNTDSEVMRFFPSPLTPLQSIELARHAAQQLFHQGWGMWAVELKADGEFIGMVGLQPRKASDGILEDDFVEIVWRLSKSAWGKGYAPEAASEVLKFSFTELGLDSVYSLTALCNLPSQRVMQKIGMHNLNQDFQHPRLEPDSPLSWHCLYHISRQAWLKSNK is encoded by the coding sequence TTGGAAACTGAACGACTCATACTCCGCCGCTGGAAAGCGGTGGATTTTGACGCCTTCGTTAAGCTAAACACTGACTCAGAGGTGATGCGCTTTTTTCCAAGCCCACTAACACCATTACAGAGCATTGAACTGGCGCGTCATGCTGCCCAGCAGCTATTTCATCAGGGCTGGGGGATGTGGGCGGTTGAGCTAAAGGCTGATGGTGAATTTATCGGTATGGTCGGTCTTCAACCTCGCAAGGCCAGCGATGGCATACTGGAGGACGACTTTGTCGAGATAGTTTGGCGTTTGAGTAAGAGTGCATGGGGTAAAGGCTACGCACCAGAGGCAGCGTCAGAGGTGCTCAAGTTCTCTTTCACTGAGCTAGGGCTAGACTCTGTGTACAGCCTTACCGCACTGTGTAACCTGCCATCGCAGCGTGTGATGCAAAAGATCGGCATGCACAACCTTAACCAAGATTTTCAACATCCAAGACTAGAGCCTGACTCACCCTTGAGTTGGCACTGTCTATATCATATCTCAAGGCAAGCATGGTTAAAGTCAAACAAGTAA
- the brnQ gene encoding branched-chain amino acid transport system II carrier protein has protein sequence MNNKLSFLDIVALGFMLFAFFLGAGNIIFPPLAGQLAGTNLMPAMGGFLVTAAGLPLITVVAVAIAGGTWDHLTRDLPKRVAILMAALIFIIIGPAFAAPRAGLVAYEIGLRPFLATPDAMTLALFSIVFFAVAMVLAWSQGSLLDTIGKVLTPLMFVGLLVLSVMVVINPQSPIIHPQGDYVDQAFVTGLLEGYLTMDTFGALMFGILLVQALNSKGVSETKDVARYLILAGFIAAFGLCLVYMSLFYLGATSNGIAAGLTNGGAILAHYVQALFGVKGQWVLSGIVVIACLTTAVGLISACSDFFSKHTKLSYKAFVVINGSVCALVANVGLSQLIALSIPVLFALYPVAIALVALTFLRSRLANPARVYRTVLVVAFLFAILDALNVAGVDVSSFDFVPMFSLGLGWLLPTLAIIISMVVLDGGNKAQIEQYS, from the coding sequence TTGAACAACAAACTTTCTTTTTTAGACATAGTAGCGCTTGGCTTTATGCTGTTCGCGTTTTTCTTGGGTGCGGGCAACATTATTTTCCCACCTCTAGCAGGTCAACTTGCAGGCACTAATCTGATGCCAGCTATGGGTGGCTTTCTAGTTACAGCAGCAGGCCTGCCTCTTATTACTGTGGTTGCAGTCGCAATCGCTGGTGGCACTTGGGATCATCTGACTCGTGACCTACCAAAGCGTGTTGCTATCCTAATGGCCGCTCTGATCTTTATCATTATTGGCCCAGCTTTCGCTGCCCCTCGTGCAGGATTGGTTGCCTATGAGATAGGTTTACGTCCTTTCTTAGCGACACCTGATGCAATGACACTCGCACTATTCTCTATTGTCTTTTTTGCTGTTGCTATGGTGTTGGCTTGGTCTCAAGGTAGCCTGCTAGACACCATAGGTAAGGTGCTAACGCCGCTGATGTTTGTTGGTCTATTGGTGCTGTCGGTAATGGTAGTGATCAATCCGCAAAGTCCGATTATTCATCCTCAAGGTGATTATGTAGATCAGGCGTTTGTGACCGGTCTTCTTGAAGGCTATCTGACCATGGATACCTTTGGCGCATTGATGTTCGGCATACTTTTGGTTCAAGCACTAAACAGCAAAGGCGTGTCAGAAACTAAAGACGTCGCTCGTTACCTTATCTTAGCTGGCTTTATTGCAGCCTTCGGTCTGTGCCTGGTGTATATGTCTCTTTTCTATCTGGGTGCTACCAGTAATGGTATTGCAGCAGGTCTGACTAACGGCGGGGCTATCTTAGCTCACTATGTTCAAGCGCTGTTTGGTGTGAAAGGGCAGTGGGTATTGTCGGGCATTGTCGTGATTGCCTGTTTGACTACGGCAGTGGGTTTGATCTCTGCTTGTTCAGACTTCTTTAGTAAGCACACCAAGCTCTCTTATAAAGCCTTTGTGGTTATCAACGGCTCTGTATGTGCTCTGGTTGCGAATGTGGGACTATCTCAGCTTATCGCGCTTTCTATCCCTGTGTTGTTTGCGCTGTATCCAGTAGCTATTGCATTGGTGGCTTTGACCTTCCTTCGTTCGCGTTTGGCTAATCCTGCGCGCGTTTATCGCACTGTGCTGGTGGTGGCCTTCTTGTTCGCTATTTTAGATGCGCTAAATGTAGCGGGCGTTGATGTGAGCAGCTTTGATTTTGTGCCTATGTTTAGCCTTGGGCTAGGCTGGCTGTTGCCAACGCTTGCCATCATTATCTCAATGGTAGTGCTTGATGGCGGCAACAAGGCTCAGATAGAGCAGTACTCATAA
- a CDS encoding hemerythrin domain-containing protein, translating into MMLERIHREHGYMVRLLAILRKKLIRLRDEEPINYSLVKEIVDYLCDHSERTHHPKEDLIYHYFIEKYGEQKQIQNLEKEHVELSKLTHEFLDVVDMILQDAVVPSDLFSSQLENFIQQQKRHLDLEEQDIIPLIKQTFDISDWQHLEQEWGTQEEDPVFGETIADRYKQLAERVKQTEKEYV; encoded by the coding sequence ATGATGCTAGAAAGGATCCATCGTGAGCATGGTTATATGGTGCGATTGCTGGCGATACTTAGGAAGAAGCTAATTCGTCTTCGTGACGAGGAGCCGATTAACTATTCACTGGTCAAAGAGATAGTGGATTATCTTTGCGATCACTCTGAGCGCACTCATCACCCAAAAGAGGATCTTATCTATCACTACTTCATCGAAAAGTATGGTGAGCAGAAGCAGATACAGAACCTAGAGAAGGAGCATGTTGAGCTATCTAAACTCACGCATGAGTTCTTGGATGTAGTGGATATGATTTTACAAGATGCCGTGGTGCCTTCAGATCTCTTCTCAAGCCAACTAGAGAATTTCATTCAGCAGCAGAAGCGACACCTAGATCTGGAAGAGCAAGACATTATTCCGCTGATTAAGCAGACCTTTGATATCTCAGATTGGCAACACCTAGAGCAAGAGTGGGGCACACAAGAAGAGGACCCTGTGTTTGGCGAAACCATAGCCGACCGCTACAAGCAGCTTGCCGAGCGGGTCAAACAGACCGAAAAAGAGTATGTGTAA
- the srmB gene encoding ATP-dependent RNA helicase SrmB gives MIRTFADLDLDETLIKAIEQIGYERPTKVQSEAIPYALDGRDILASAPTGTGKTAAFVLPALQYLLDFPRKKGGPARVLILTPTRELAMQITEQAKALAKHTRLNIFTITGGVTYQEHADILATTQDIVVATPGRLLEYIEAERFDCRAIEWLVLDEADRMLDMGFGPTVDRLSAECRWRKQTLLFSATLEGRGVEGFTADLLKEPAEVNSTPPTKERKKIQQWYHRADDALHKLELLKRIIGEQAERSIVFLKTRERLGELRQHLDSAQIPCAWIQGEMPQDRRNNAIRRFKDGEVSVLLATDVAARGIDIPDVSHVINYDLPRTADVYLHRIGRTGRAGKKGSAISLVEAHDQPMMERVQRYTKEAIKERFIDGLRPKHKKPVFKKKNKKKDAKKTAKKSVKKKK, from the coding sequence GTGATTAGAACCTTTGCTGATTTAGACTTAGACGAAACATTAATCAAGGCCATTGAACAGATAGGCTATGAGCGCCCAACTAAGGTGCAGAGTGAAGCCATCCCATATGCGCTAGACGGCAGAGACATTCTTGCTTCCGCACCAACAGGTACAGGTAAAACCGCAGCCTTTGTTCTGCCTGCGCTTCAGTACCTATTGGACTTCCCTCGTAAAAAGGGTGGCCCAGCACGTGTACTTATCCTAACTCCGACTCGTGAACTGGCGATGCAGATCACCGAGCAGGCTAAGGCACTGGCTAAACATACCAGACTTAACATCTTCACCATTACCGGTGGTGTAACCTATCAAGAGCACGCTGATATCCTAGCAACCACCCAAGATATAGTGGTAGCAACGCCTGGTCGCCTGCTTGAGTACATCGAGGCAGAGCGCTTCGATTGCCGTGCTATCGAATGGCTAGTGCTAGATGAAGCAGACCGCATGCTAGATATGGGTTTTGGTCCTACGGTAGACCGATTGTCTGCAGAGTGTCGCTGGCGTAAACAAACACTACTGTTCTCGGCAACCCTAGAGGGTCGTGGCGTTGAAGGCTTTACTGCAGATCTTCTAAAAGAACCAGCTGAAGTAAACTCTACTCCACCAACTAAAGAGCGCAAAAAGATCCAACAGTGGTATCACCGCGCCGATGATGCTCTGCACAAGCTAGAGCTTCTAAAGCGCATCATAGGTGAGCAGGCCGAGCGCAGTATCGTATTCTTGAAGACCCGCGAACGTTTAGGCGAACTTCGCCAGCATCTGGACAGCGCTCAGATCCCTTGCGCTTGGATCCAAGGCGAGATGCCTCAGGACCGTCGTAACAATGCAATCCGTCGCTTTAAAGATGGTGAGGTGAGCGTGCTTCTTGCTACCGACGTAGCCGCTCGCGGTATCGACATCCCGGATGTGAGCCATGTAATCAACTATGATCTGCCACGCACCGCAGATGTCTACCTACACCGCATCGGTCGTACTGGTCGTGCTGGTAAGAAGGGTTCGGCTATTTCTTTGGTTGAAGCTCATGATCAGCCGATGATGGAGCGTGTTCAGCGCTACACCAAGGAAGCAATCAAAGAGCGCTTTATCGATGGTCTTCGCCCTAAACACAAGAAACCTGTGTTCAAGAAGAAGAACAAAAAGAAAGACGCTAAGAAAACTGCCAAGAAAAGCGTGAAAAAGAAGAAGTAA
- a CDS encoding GNAT family N-acetyltransferase: protein MVKVKQVKPSDIPMSLLLEADPDEAMVLSYLESCLAFVLIEEDKVAGACLLRQESDGNSAELMNIAIWPDKQKLGLGSVLLEGVLTSESVTRLDKIWLKTGTFGHQLSFYQRQGFRVERVVKNYFVDNYPEPIYENGIQHQDMLILELKIN, encoded by the coding sequence ATGGTTAAAGTCAAACAAGTAAAACCCTCCGATATCCCTATGTCTCTATTGCTTGAGGCGGATCCAGATGAGGCTATGGTTTTGTCTTATCTCGAGTCTTGTTTGGCCTTCGTGCTTATTGAGGAAGATAAGGTCGCTGGCGCTTGTTTGCTTAGGCAAGAAAGTGATGGCAATTCAGCTGAGTTGATGAACATTGCTATCTGGCCTGATAAACAAAAACTGGGCCTCGGCTCAGTGCTTCTTGAGGGAGTGCTAACCTCAGAGTCAGTGACCAGATTAGACAAAATATGGCTTAAGACTGGCACCTTTGGCCATCAGCTGAGCTTTTATCAAAGGCAAGGATTTAGAGTGGAGAGGGTAGTGAAGAACTACTTTGTCGATAATTATCCTGAGCCCATTTATGAAAATGGTATCCAACATCAGGACATGCTGATCCTAGAATTGAAGATAAATTAA